In Vigna unguiculata cultivar IT97K-499-35 chromosome 3, ASM411807v1, whole genome shotgun sequence, a single genomic region encodes these proteins:
- the LOC114175489 gene encoding UDP-glycosyltransferase 84B2-like — protein sequence MVSMSIQGHINPMFKFAKHLLSKGVHVTIATTEDGRHRMLKNTKPSNLTNNTNLNNSDNSNNDSGIELVFFSDGLALDFDRSDTESLVNTIREKGPQNLSILVTDLTKVHNYSCVIVNPFVPWAIDVVVEHGIPCALLWIQACAAYSIYYRYLKNINPFPNMDDLHEKVHLPGLPPFEVRDSPSFILPSTPYHFKTVIKELFEAMDKVTWVLGTSCYEIEEEIVNSMASLTPIYPVGPLVSPFLLGEKERSDDVSVDMWVPEDSCIEWLETMPDSSVIYVSFGSLLSLSQKQVENIAVALKNSNKAFLWVIKPSNGESNYVAELPVEFLEETKERGLVVKWCPQEKVLMHPSVACFVTHCGWNSTLETLVTGVPVIAWPFWSDQHTNAMLMEKVFRNGVRVKYGEDRIVETEEIERCIKDVTEGPRAEEFKKRAMEMKELAVKTLQEDGTSNKNLNKFIIDLIVGNPARA from the coding sequence ATGGTGTCAATGTCCATACAAGGCCACATCAATCCCATGTTTAAGTTCGCCAAGCACCTTCTCTCAAAGGGCGTTCATGTCACAATCGCCACCACCGAAGATGGCCGCCACCGCATGCTCAAGAACACAAAACCCTCCAATCTCACAAACAACACAAACCTCAACAATTCCGATAACTCCAACAACGATTCAGGAATCGAACTCGTGTTCTTTTCTGATGGCCTTGCCCTCGACTTCGACCGTTCCGACACGGAGTCACTGGTGAATACTATCCGAGAAAAAGGTCCCCAAAACCTCTCCATTCTCGTCACCGACCTCACCAAAGTTCATAATTATTCATGTGTTATTGTCAACCCCTTCGTGCCTTGGGCTATCGATGTGGTAGTGGAGCATGGTATCCCATGTGCGCTGCTTTGGATCCAAGCTTGTGCTGCGTATTCCATTTACTATCGTTATTTGAAGAATATTAATCCTTTTCCTAATATGGATGATCTCCATGAGAAGGTGCACTTGCCAGGACTGCCACCGTTTGAGGTTAGGGATAGTCCTTCTTTTATACTCCCTTCCACCCCTTATCACTTTAAGACTGTTATAAAGGAATTGTTCGAGGCTATGGATAAGGTGACTTGGGTTTTAGGTACTTCGTGTTACGAAATCGAGGAAGAGATTGTGAATTCAATGGCCTCATTAACCCCTATTTACCCTGTTGGACCATTGGTGTCACCTTTTCTGTTGGGAGAAAAGGAAAGAAGTGATGATGTTAGTGTGGATATGTGGGTTCCTGAGGATTCCTGCATAGAGTGGCTTGAGACCATGCCAGATTCTTCTGTTATCTATGTTTCTTTCGGTAGCTTGCTTTCGTTGTCACAGAAGCAGGTTGAGAACATAGCAGTGGCTCTGAAGAACAGTAACAAGGCGTTTCTGTGGGTGATTAAGCCGAGTAATGGCGAGTCCAACTACGTTGCTGAATTGCCAGTTGAGTTTTTGGAGGAAACTAAGGAGAGGGGTTTGGTGGTGAAGTGGTGCCCTCAGGAGAAGGTGTTGATGCACCCTTCTGTGGCTTGTTTCGTGACCCATTGCGGGTGGAACTCCACGCTTGAGACTTTGGTTACTGGTGTGCCTGTTATTGCTTGGCCTTTTTGGTCGGATCAGCACACCAATGCCATGCTCATGGAGAAGGTGTTTCGCAATGGCGTTAGGGTGAAGTATGGGGAAGATAGGATTGTGGAGACAGAAGAGATTGAAAGGTGCATTAAGGATGTTACAGAAGGGCCAAGAGCAGAAGAGTTTAAGAAGAGAGCAATGGAAATGAAGGAGTTAGCAGTGAAAACATTACAGGAGGATGGTACTTCAAACAAGAATCTTAATAAGTTCATCATTGACCTGATTGTTGGAAATCCAGCTAGGGCTTGA